One part of the Candidatus Kouleothrix ribensis genome encodes these proteins:
- a CDS encoding SIS domain-containing protein: MSYTSTYIAEATQILALLDTAAIDRMVELLHDLRERGGRLFFLGVGGSAANASHAVNDFRKIANIEAYTPTDNVSELTARVNDEGWEGVFVQWLRGSRLSGRDMLFVLSVGGGDLERNVSPNLVRALQYAKQVGAGICGVVGRDGGYTARVADACVVVPTVNSATITPHAESFQAVVWHLLVSHPALRAAEMKWESTR; the protein is encoded by the coding sequence ATGTCGTATACCAGTACATATATCGCTGAGGCGACCCAGATTCTGGCGCTGCTCGACACCGCCGCGATCGACCGTATGGTCGAGCTGTTGCACGATCTGCGCGAGCGCGGCGGGCGCCTGTTCTTTCTCGGCGTGGGTGGCAGTGCCGCGAACGCCTCGCACGCGGTCAACGATTTCCGCAAGATCGCCAACATTGAGGCGTACACACCTACCGATAACGTCTCGGAGCTGACTGCGCGCGTGAACGATGAGGGCTGGGAAGGCGTGTTCGTGCAGTGGCTGCGCGGCAGCCGCCTGAGTGGCCGCGACATGCTGTTCGTGCTGTCGGTCGGCGGCGGCGACCTCGAGCGGAATGTCAGCCCGAACCTGGTGCGCGCGCTGCAATACGCCAAGCAGGTTGGCGCCGGCATCTGCGGCGTGGTCGGCCGCGATGGCGGGTATACTGCGCGCGTGGCCGATGCCTGTGTGGTCGTGCCGACCGTCAATAGCGCAACGATCACGCCGCACGCCGAGTCGTTTCAGGCGGTAGTGTGGCACCTGCTGGTGTCGCACCCGGCGCTGCGTGCAGCTGAGATGAAGTGGGAGTCGACACGCTGA
- a CDS encoding UDP-glucose/GDP-mannose dehydrogenase family protein, which yields MRIVVYGLWHLGCVTAACLAAAGHDVCGLDLDQQLVADLGRGQPPLHEPGLADLIAAGVASGHLAFIAEPHAALRDAEVVWVAFDTPVDERDQADVAFVRARLEVIADAIPAGTLVLISSQVPVGFTGMLAHDWRARGLRYAYSPENLRLGKAIDAFQHPERVIVGLSDQADRPLVAALFAPFCQRIEWMSIASAEMTKHAINAFLATSVTFINELARLCEVLGADAKEVERGLKSEGRIGPRAYLAPGAAFAGGTLARDLRFLTDFGRHYSVDTPLFDGVLSSNDAHKAWVRNTVRRLLAGVERPVAAVLGLTYKPGTSTLRRSASVELCTWLSEQGVRVRGHDPAVAALPDELRPLLTLCASARDALAGADVAIVATEWPEYRALAADEWLAAMRSARVVDQNRFLVATIGADPRLTYVATGVPGRPGDAKPG from the coding sequence ATGCGGATTGTGGTCTATGGACTCTGGCACCTGGGCTGTGTCACAGCGGCCTGCCTGGCGGCGGCCGGGCACGATGTGTGTGGGCTCGACCTCGACCAGCAGCTCGTGGCCGATCTCGGGCGCGGCCAGCCACCGTTGCACGAGCCAGGGCTGGCAGATCTGATCGCGGCGGGCGTGGCCAGCGGACACCTGGCGTTCATAGCCGAGCCGCACGCCGCGCTGCGCGACGCCGAGGTGGTGTGGGTCGCCTTCGACACCCCGGTCGACGAGCGCGATCAGGCCGACGTAGCGTTTGTGCGCGCGCGGCTCGAGGTGATCGCCGACGCGATCCCGGCCGGCACGCTGGTGCTGATCTCGTCGCAGGTTCCGGTTGGCTTCACCGGCATGCTGGCACACGATTGGCGCGCGCGTGGCCTGCGCTACGCCTACTCGCCCGAGAACCTGCGGCTGGGCAAGGCGATCGACGCATTCCAGCATCCCGAGCGGGTGATCGTCGGCCTGAGCGACCAGGCCGACCGGCCGCTAGTCGCGGCGCTGTTCGCGCCGTTCTGCCAGCGGATCGAGTGGATGTCGATCGCCTCGGCCGAGATGACCAAGCATGCGATCAACGCATTTCTGGCCACCTCGGTGACGTTTATCAACGAGCTGGCGCGGCTCTGCGAGGTGCTTGGTGCCGACGCGAAGGAGGTCGAGCGCGGCCTCAAGAGCGAGGGACGGATCGGCCCGCGCGCCTACCTGGCGCCTGGCGCGGCCTTTGCCGGCGGCACGCTCGCGCGCGATCTGCGCTTCCTGACCGATTTTGGCCGGCACTATAGCGTGGACACGCCGTTGTTCGACGGTGTGTTGAGCAGCAACGATGCACACAAGGCCTGGGTGCGCAATACCGTCCGCCGGCTGCTGGCCGGCGTCGAGCGCCCAGTGGCTGCGGTGCTCGGGCTGACCTACAAGCCAGGCACCAGCACGCTGCGCCGCTCGGCCTCGGTCGAGCTGTGTACCTGGCTGAGCGAGCAGGGGGTGCGCGTGCGCGGCCACGACCCGGCGGTGGCTGCGCTACCCGACGAACTGCGCCCGCTGCTGACGCTATGCGCGTCGGCGCGCGACGCGCTGGCGGGCGCGGATGTCGCGATTGTCGCAACCGAATGGCCCGAGTATCGCGCACTGGCGGCCGACGAGTGGTTGGCGGCGATGCGCAGCGCGCGGGTAGTCGACCAGAACCGCTTCCTGGTCGCGACGATCGGCGCCGACCCGAGGCTGACGTATGTTGCCACCGGCGTGCCGGGCCGGCCGGGTGATGCCAAGCCTGGCTGA
- a CDS encoding NAD-dependent epimerase/dehydratase family protein: protein MQAFVTGGAGFIGSNLADRLLAAGHAVTVYDNFTTGQRQFLDQAREHSRFRLIEGDLLDLPRLTEALAGHDFVFHLAANADVRFGTEHPRKDLEQNTIATFNVLEAMRANQVRRIGFSSTGSIYGEPDLFPTPEHAPFPTQTSLYGASKLAGEGLIAAYCAGFGFQAYIFRFVSILGERYTHGHVFDFYKKLLDNPRQIDVLGNGKQRKSYLYVQDCVDAILTVIERAHEPVNIYNLGTAEYCHVDESLGWICAHLGVQPERRYAGGERGWIGDSPFIFLDTAKVRALGWQPKLSIRQGVIRTLEYLQANQWVLGQR from the coding sequence ATGCAGGCATTCGTCACCGGCGGCGCCGGCTTCATCGGCAGCAACCTGGCCGACCGGCTGCTCGCGGCGGGGCACGCCGTGACCGTCTACGACAACTTTACCACCGGCCAGCGGCAGTTTCTCGATCAGGCCCGCGAGCACTCGCGCTTCCGGCTGATCGAGGGCGATCTGCTTGACCTGCCGCGCCTGACCGAGGCGCTGGCCGGCCACGACTTTGTGTTTCACCTGGCGGCTAACGCCGACGTGCGCTTCGGCACCGAGCATCCGCGCAAAGATCTCGAGCAGAATACGATCGCCACATTCAACGTGCTCGAGGCGATGCGCGCCAACCAGGTGCGCCGGATCGGGTTTTCATCCACCGGCTCGATCTATGGTGAGCCGGATCTCTTTCCAACGCCCGAGCATGCGCCTTTTCCAACTCAGACCTCGCTATACGGCGCGTCGAAGCTGGCCGGCGAGGGGCTGATCGCGGCCTATTGCGCGGGCTTCGGCTTCCAGGCGTATATCTTCCGATTCGTGTCGATCCTGGGCGAGCGCTATACGCATGGGCACGTGTTCGATTTCTATAAGAAGCTGCTCGACAACCCGCGCCAGATCGACGTGCTTGGCAATGGCAAGCAGCGCAAGTCGTACCTCTATGTGCAGGATTGCGTCGATGCGATCCTGACGGTGATCGAGCGCGCGCACGAGCCGGTCAATATCTATAACCTCGGCACCGCCGAGTACTGCCATGTCGACGAGTCGCTCGGCTGGATCTGCGCGCACCTGGGCGTGCAGCCCGAGCGACGCTATGCCGGCGGCGAGCGCGGCTGGATCGGCGACAGCCCGTTCATCTTCCTCGATACCGCCAAGGTGCGCGCACTCGGCTGGCAGCCTAAGCTCAGCATCCGCCAAGGCGTGATACGTACGCTGGAATATCTGCAGGCCAACCAGTGGGTGCTGGGGCAGCGATAG
- a CDS encoding SDR family oxidoreductase produces MDLIGRGAIITGANQGLGRSIAASFVHAGASVLLVARGAEKLREAQHELAGQAAQPDQRVHALPGDVSDPASCAEIVRQAQVLLPNLTVLVNNAGVYGPMGPIEEVGWDEWVEAIQINLFGTVLMCRAAIPIMRARGYGKIVNLSGGGATAPLPRISAYAASKAAVVRLTETFAEELRDAHIDVNAIAPGALNTRLLDEVLAAGPAKVGQDFYDRAVKQHDQGGAPLEKGAALAVFLASAASDGISGRLLSALWDDWAGLPDRREQLAKSDIYTLRRIVPEDRKLTW; encoded by the coding sequence ATGGATCTAATCGGCCGAGGGGCAATCATCACCGGCGCGAACCAGGGGCTTGGCCGCTCGATCGCGGCCAGCTTTGTACATGCCGGCGCGAGCGTGCTGCTGGTGGCGCGCGGCGCCGAGAAGCTGCGCGAGGCCCAGCACGAGCTGGCCGGCCAGGCGGCGCAGCCCGATCAGCGGGTACACGCCCTGCCCGGCGATGTATCCGACCCGGCCAGCTGCGCAGAGATCGTGCGGCAGGCGCAGGTGCTGCTGCCGAACCTGACCGTCCTGGTCAATAACGCTGGCGTGTACGGGCCGATGGGGCCGATCGAAGAAGTTGGCTGGGACGAGTGGGTCGAGGCCATCCAGATCAACCTGTTCGGCACCGTGCTCATGTGCCGCGCCGCGATACCGATCATGCGTGCACGCGGCTATGGCAAGATTGTCAACCTGTCGGGCGGCGGCGCAACTGCCCCGCTGCCCCGCATCAGCGCGTATGCGGCGTCGAAGGCCGCCGTCGTGCGCCTGACCGAGACGTTCGCTGAAGAGCTACGCGACGCACATATCGATGTTAACGCAATCGCTCCAGGCGCGCTAAACACGCGTCTGCTCGATGAGGTGCTGGCAGCCGGGCCTGCGAAGGTCGGCCAGGATTTCTATGACCGCGCGGTCAAGCAGCACGATCAAGGCGGCGCCCCGCTCGAGAAGGGCGCCGCTCTAGCGGTGTTCTTGGCCTCGGCCGCGAGCGACGGCATTAGTGGCCGGCTGCTGAGCGCGCTGTGGGACGACTGGGCCGGCTTGCCCGATCGACGCGAGCAGCTGGCGAAGAGCGACATCTACACGCTGCGGCGGATCGTGCCTGAGGATCGCAAGCTTACGTGGTAA
- a CDS encoding NAD-dependent epimerase/dehydratase family protein — MHILITGSSGQIGTNLALRLLGAGHQVFGVDKRLNSWTNRLTTMLQDLAAPYRDFVGGIGGVPYPRPDLVVHLAANAKVHELVQFPHRAMENIALTFNVLEYCRHNHLPLIFSSSREVYGDIHRYITEEQQADFSFTESPYSASKVAGEALVYSYARCYGLRYLVFRFSNVYGRYDTDIERMERVIPLFIRRMRQGQPVTVYGREKTLDFTYIDDCVAGIVAGIERLLDGRVQNQTINLAYGQGNTLVRMAELVAEALGVPGQITVEPAKRVGEVSRYIADISRAAELLEYQPQVPLDEGIRRAVAWSREWADQPPADR, encoded by the coding sequence GTGCATATCCTGATCACCGGCTCGAGCGGCCAGATCGGCACCAACCTCGCGCTGCGCCTGCTGGGCGCCGGCCACCAGGTGTTTGGCGTCGATAAGCGCCTGAATAGCTGGACGAACCGCCTCACGACGATGCTGCAAGATCTGGCCGCACCCTACCGCGATTTCGTGGGCGGCATCGGCGGCGTGCCCTACCCACGCCCCGACCTTGTGGTTCACCTGGCGGCCAATGCTAAAGTTCACGAGCTGGTGCAGTTCCCGCACCGCGCCATGGAGAATATCGCGCTGACGTTTAATGTGCTCGAGTACTGCCGCCACAATCACCTGCCGCTGATCTTCTCGTCGTCGCGCGAGGTGTATGGCGACATCCACCGCTATATCACCGAGGAGCAGCAGGCCGATTTTTCGTTCACCGAGAGCCCCTACTCGGCTAGCAAGGTCGCCGGCGAGGCGCTGGTGTATTCGTATGCGCGCTGCTATGGCCTGCGCTACCTGGTGTTCCGCTTCTCGAATGTGTACGGCCGCTACGACACCGATATCGAGCGCATGGAGCGGGTGATCCCGCTGTTCATCCGGCGCATGCGCCAGGGCCAGCCGGTGACGGTGTACGGCCGCGAGAAGACGCTCGATTTCACCTATATCGACGATTGCGTGGCCGGGATCGTGGCCGGGATCGAGCGCCTGCTCGACGGGCGGGTGCAGAACCAGACGATCAACCTGGCCTATGGCCAGGGCAATACGCTCGTGCGTATGGCCGAGCTGGTGGCCGAGGCGCTGGGTGTGCCCGGCCAGATCACGGTCGAGCCGGCCAAGCGCGTCGGCGAGGTGTCGCGCTATATCGCCGATATCAGCCGCGCGGCCGAGCTGCTCGAATACCAGCCGCAGGTGCCGCTCGACGAGGGCATCCGCCGCGCGGTGGCCTGGTCGCGCGAGTGGGCCGACCAGCCACCTGCCGATCGGTAA
- a CDS encoding flippase-like domain-containing protein produces MLGLARRGYSFFVARPRARVAVQALISLALIGMLVAMARQANLLASVRLLRPGALMLALGIQVVAFALNSWRWQQLLANTGIRERLGVLAPLYFIGQFFSLFLPTGTGGDIVRAYDVGRRSGRFAPSIMAVLQERLLGLGASLVVGLVAMLYYLPLVPPQLRLWIVVMLVAGAIGIVLLLYPALLFAIAGKLWRAIARRPLMRRMAELPLAVRATQALAPIAELPPLPPLRLLLLVTLALIAVLMGISMYYVIGQSLDIGVSFMAFCLVVPLVWIVRMAPVSLNGIGVGEGAFVVLIGLFAVPPDKALVLALAFLGVQTVCALLGGALLAWRVLRGTWSGVRPAAIEPAGEVAHEHR; encoded by the coding sequence TTGCTAGGCCTGGCACGGCGTGGCTACAGCTTTTTCGTGGCGCGGCCGCGCGCGCGCGTGGCGGTGCAGGCGCTGATCAGCCTGGCGCTGATCGGCATGCTCGTCGCAATGGCGCGCCAGGCGAATCTGCTCGCCAGCGTGCGGCTGCTGCGGCCCGGCGCGCTTATGCTGGCGCTGGGTATCCAGGTGGTCGCGTTCGCGCTCAACAGCTGGCGCTGGCAGCAGCTGCTGGCGAACACTGGCATCCGCGAGCGGCTGGGCGTGCTGGCGCCGCTGTACTTTATCGGCCAGTTCTTCTCGCTGTTTCTGCCCACTGGTACAGGCGGCGACATTGTACGCGCCTACGATGTCGGCCGGCGCAGCGGGCGGTTCGCCCCGTCGATCATGGCGGTGCTTCAGGAGCGGCTGCTCGGCCTGGGAGCCTCGCTGGTGGTCGGGTTGGTGGCTATGCTGTACTACCTGCCGCTCGTTCCGCCTCAGCTGCGGCTCTGGATCGTGGTGATGCTGGTGGCCGGCGCGATCGGCATCGTGCTGTTGCTCTACCCGGCGCTGCTGTTCGCCATTGCGGGCAAGCTGTGGCGCGCCATAGCGCGGCGCCCGCTGATGCGGCGCATGGCCGAGCTGCCGCTGGCCGTACGTGCTACGCAGGCGCTCGCGCCGATCGCCGAACTGCCGCCGCTGCCGCCGCTGCGGCTGCTGCTGCTGGTGACGCTTGCGCTCATCGCTGTGCTGATGGGTATTAGCATGTACTATGTGATCGGGCAGTCGCTCGACATCGGCGTGAGTTTCATGGCGTTTTGTCTGGTGGTTCCGCTGGTGTGGATCGTTCGCATGGCGCCGGTGTCGTTGAATGGCATCGGCGTGGGTGAGGGTGCGTTTGTGGTGCTGATCGGCCTGTTTGCGGTGCCGCCCGACAAGGCGCTGGTGCTGGCGCTGGCATTCCTGGGTGTGCAGACCGTCTGCGCGCTGCTGGGCGGGGCGCTGCTGGCCTGGCGCGTGCTGCGCGGCACCTGGTCGGGTGTGCGCCCGGCCGCGATCGAGCCGGCCGGCGAGGTTGCCCATGAACATCGCTGA
- a CDS encoding transaldolase — MIPTLDALRIKIFADGADRASMLDMARKSYIAGFTTNPTLMRKAGVIDYRAFAHEIVRAIPDRPLSFEVFSDEFGEMERQAHEIASWGEHVHVKIPVTNTRGEPAYGLVRRLARSGVKLNVTALMTLAQVRDVSAALAGGAPSYISVFAGRIADTGRDPVPLMAAAVELIQPYPEQALIWASPRELLNILQADAIGCQIITVTHDLLAKLRLIGYDLDAFSLDTVKMFYHDAQQAGYQL, encoded by the coding sequence ATGATACCGACACTCGATGCACTGCGCATCAAAATCTTTGCGGATGGCGCCGATCGAGCCAGCATGCTCGATATGGCGCGCAAGTCCTATATCGCCGGCTTCACCACAAACCCGACCCTGATGCGCAAGGCCGGTGTGATCGACTACCGCGCGTTTGCCCACGAGATCGTCCGCGCGATCCCCGATCGCCCGCTCTCATTCGAGGTGTTCTCGGATGAGTTTGGCGAGATGGAGCGCCAGGCCCACGAGATCGCCTCGTGGGGCGAGCACGTGCATGTCAAGATTCCGGTGACCAACACGCGCGGCGAGCCGGCCTATGGCCTGGTACGGCGGCTGGCGAGGTCGGGGGTTAAGCTCAATGTCACCGCGCTCATGACCCTGGCCCAGGTACGCGATGTCTCGGCGGCGCTGGCTGGCGGCGCGCCGAGCTATATCTCGGTGTTTGCCGGGCGGATCGCCGACACCGGGCGCGACCCGGTGCCGCTCATGGCTGCGGCGGTCGAGCTGATCCAGCCATACCCCGAGCAGGCGCTGATCTGGGCCAGCCCGCGCGAGCTGCTGAACATCCTGCAGGCCGACGCGATCGGCTGCCAGATCATCACGGTGACGCACGATCTGCTGGCGAAGCTGCGCCTGATCGGCTATGATCTCGACGCGTTCTCGCTTGATACCGTGAAGATGTTTTACCACGATGCGCAGCAGGCTGGCTATCAGCTGTAG
- a CDS encoding galactokinase encodes MIITRSPLRISLGGGGTDLPSYYRKHSGFLIAAAIDKYVYITLHQTFVQELIVKYSKLERVGSVDEVQHPIVREALRLVGVDGPFLELTSMADIPAGTGLGSSGSFTTALLKALHTYRKNLMHPRELAEQACHIELDLLGEPIGKQDQYIAAYGGLTCFQFLPNDQVEAWPLKVDTETLYNLEDNLLLFFTGYSRSASSILKEQDDKSKHSDQKMVENLHFVKELGYQSKDALEAGDLRRFAELMNVHWEYKQQRSGAMSNPDINAWYSLAMEHGALGGKLIGAGGGGFLMFYAEDKTRLRHAMAQTKLREVRFRFDFEGTKVVNQ; translated from the coding sequence ATGATCATAACGCGCAGCCCGCTGCGGATCTCGCTGGGCGGCGGAGGCACCGATCTTCCATCGTACTATCGCAAGCATAGCGGCTTCCTGATCGCAGCGGCGATCGATAAGTATGTCTATATCACGCTGCACCAGACGTTCGTGCAGGAGCTGATCGTCAAGTACTCCAAGCTCGAGCGCGTCGGCAGTGTCGATGAGGTGCAGCACCCGATCGTACGCGAGGCGCTACGCCTGGTCGGGGTCGACGGCCCGTTCCTCGAGCTGACCAGCATGGCCGATATTCCGGCCGGCACCGGCCTGGGCTCCTCGGGCAGCTTCACCACGGCGCTGCTCAAGGCGCTGCACACCTACCGCAAGAACCTGATGCACCCGCGCGAGCTGGCCGAGCAGGCCTGCCATATCGAGCTCGACCTGCTGGGCGAGCCGATCGGCAAGCAGGATCAGTATATCGCGGCCTACGGCGGGCTGACCTGCTTCCAGTTCCTGCCGAACGACCAGGTCGAGGCCTGGCCGCTGAAGGTCGATACCGAGACGCTGTATAACCTGGAAGATAACCTGCTGCTGTTCTTCACCGGCTACAGCCGCTCGGCCTCGAGCATTCTGAAGGAGCAAGACGACAAGAGCAAGCACAGCGATCAGAAGATGGTCGAGAACCTGCATTTCGTGAAGGAGCTTGGCTACCAGAGCAAAGACGCGCTTGAGGCGGGCGACCTACGGCGCTTCGCCGAGCTGATGAATGTACATTGGGAGTACAAGCAGCAGCGCAGCGGCGCGATGAGCAACCCCGACATCAACGCCTGGTATAGCCTGGCGATGGAGCATGGCGCGCTGGGCGGCAAGCTGATCGGTGCCGGCGGCGGCGGCTTCCTGATGTTCTATGCCGAAGATAAGACACGCCTGCGCCATGCTATGGCCCAGACCAAGCTACGCGAGGTGCGCTTTCGCTTCGACTTCGAGGGCACCAAGGTGGTGAACCAGTGA
- a CDS encoding nucleotidyltransferase family protein, which yields MNIADLPVALLAGGLATRLRPITTSIPKALVEVAGRPFIDHQLALLRRNGVRRVVLCLGYLGEQVQAHVGDGSAFGLEIGYSFDGSRLLGTGGALVRAAAQLGDLFWVLYGDSYLDIDYPAILAHFAGADALGLMTVLRNANRWDRSNVVYQQGRLVRYDKRVQLPEMQYIDYGAALLRRAALGRLPADTPVDLADLYSALVSEQRMIGYEVTRRFYEIGSHAGLAETEAYLRAAQQPAGLS from the coding sequence ATGAACATCGCTGATCTGCCGGTGGCGCTGCTGGCGGGCGGCCTGGCTACGCGGCTGCGGCCGATCACCACGAGCATCCCTAAGGCGCTGGTCGAGGTGGCCGGCCGCCCGTTTATCGATCACCAGCTGGCGCTGTTGCGGCGCAATGGTGTTCGGCGCGTGGTGCTATGCCTGGGCTACCTGGGCGAGCAGGTGCAGGCGCACGTCGGTGATGGCTCGGCGTTCGGGCTGGAGATCGGCTACTCGTTCGACGGCTCACGCCTGCTTGGCACCGGCGGCGCGCTGGTTCGGGCGGCGGCGCAGCTGGGCGATCTGTTCTGGGTGCTGTACGGCGACTCGTACCTCGACATCGACTACCCGGCTATTCTTGCGCATTTCGCTGGCGCCGATGCGCTGGGGCTGATGACGGTGCTGCGCAACGCCAACCGCTGGGATCGTAGCAATGTCGTGTACCAGCAGGGCCGGCTCGTGCGCTACGATAAGCGCGTGCAGTTGCCCGAGATGCAGTATATCGACTACGGCGCCGCGCTGCTGCGCCGCGCCGCGCTGGGGCGGCTGCCGGCCGACACACCGGTGGATCTGGCCGATCTGTACAGCGCGCTGGTGTCCGAGCAGCGCATGATTGGCTACGAGGTAACCCGGCGGTTCTACGAGATCGGGTCGCACGCGGGCCTGGCCGAGACTGAGGCGTATTTGCGGGCGGCCCAGCAGCCGGCCGGGTTATCGTAA
- a CDS encoding HAD-IIIA family hydrolase: MRRAVFLDRDGVINRTTVHEGVPHPPMHPGELELLPGVAEALAALAEHGFALVVVTNQPDVARGMQTRALVEQINQALLSRLPLDTIDVCYHDNADGCTCRKPLPGLLVAAAQREQIDLSQSFMVGDRWSDIAAGTAAGCTTFLLDAPYNQRQRCAPDYVVASLFEAAQQIIGLVTLTEEPRV; the protein is encoded by the coding sequence ATGCGCCGCGCTGTGTTTCTCGATCGTGATGGTGTGATAAACCGCACCACCGTGCATGAGGGCGTGCCGCACCCGCCGATGCATCCTGGCGAGCTCGAGCTGCTGCCAGGCGTGGCCGAGGCGCTGGCGGCGCTGGCCGAGCACGGCTTCGCGCTGGTGGTCGTCACTAACCAGCCCGATGTCGCACGCGGTATGCAGACGCGCGCCCTGGTCGAGCAGATCAATCAGGCGTTGCTGAGCCGGCTGCCGCTCGATACTATCGATGTTTGCTATCACGACAATGCTGACGGCTGCACCTGCCGCAAGCCGCTGCCGGGCTTGCTCGTGGCGGCGGCGCAGCGCGAGCAGATCGACCTTTCACAAAGCTTTATGGTTGGTGATCGCTGGAGCGATATCGCTGCCGGCACAGCGGCCGGCTGCACAACATTCTTGTTGGATGCTCCATACAATCAGCGTCAGCGCTGCGCTCCCGACTATGTTGTGGCCAGCCTGTTCGAAGCTGCACAGCAGATCATAGGGCTTGTTACTCTCACCGAGGAGCCTCGCGTATGA
- a CDS encoding Gfo/Idh/MocA family oxidoreductase, translated as MSLRIAIVGCGLIGQKRARALGACRLVAVADTNRERAGMLAAQHPGCDASADWPEVVARGDVDLVIVATTNDGLAPISLAAIEHGKHVLVEKPAARSAAELRPLIPVAQHAGVAVKVGFNHRFHPAFQKARAIVDGGALGPLMYIRARYGHGGRLGYEREWRADPVIAGGGEMLDQGVHLIDLARWFMGDFAEVGGHVGTFFWNMAVEDNGFALLKTAQGQVAWLHASCSEWKNLFCFEIFGRDGKLQIDGLGGSYGVERLSFYRMLPQMGPPETTIWEYPGEDSSWRAEFEHLIGCIHDRRAPEGTLEDALAALDVVEQLYRISARP; from the coding sequence ATGTCACTTCGAATAGCAATCGTCGGCTGCGGCCTGATCGGCCAGAAGCGCGCGCGTGCGCTGGGCGCCTGCCGCCTGGTGGCCGTCGCCGATACGAATCGTGAGCGCGCCGGCATGCTGGCGGCCCAGCACCCTGGCTGCGATGCTAGCGCCGATTGGCCCGAGGTCGTCGCACGCGGCGACGTTGATCTGGTGATTGTCGCGACCACCAACGACGGGCTGGCGCCGATCAGCCTGGCCGCGATCGAGCACGGCAAGCATGTGTTGGTCGAGAAGCCGGCCGCGCGCAGCGCTGCCGAGCTGCGGCCGCTGATACCAGTTGCTCAGCATGCCGGCGTGGCGGTGAAGGTCGGCTTCAACCACCGCTTTCACCCGGCCTTCCAGAAGGCGCGCGCGATTGTCGACGGCGGCGCGCTCGGCCCGCTGATGTACATCCGCGCGCGCTACGGCCACGGCGGGCGGCTGGGCTACGAGCGCGAGTGGCGCGCCGACCCGGTGATCGCCGGGGGGGGCGAGATGCTTGACCAGGGCGTACACCTGATCGACCTGGCGCGCTGGTTTATGGGCGACTTCGCCGAGGTTGGCGGGCATGTCGGCACCTTCTTCTGGAACATGGCGGTCGAAGACAACGGCTTCGCGCTGCTGAAGACCGCGCAAGGCCAGGTGGCCTGGCTGCACGCCAGCTGTAGCGAGTGGAAGAACCTATTCTGCTTCGAGATCTTTGGCCGCGACGGCAAGCTGCAGATCGACGGCCTGGGCGGCAGCTACGGCGTCGAGCGGCTCTCGTTTTACCGCATGCTGCCGCAGATGGGCCCGCCCGAGACGACGATCTGGGAGTACCCCGGCGAAGATAGCTCGTGGCGCGCCGAGTTCGAGCATCTGATCGGCTGTATCCACGATCGCCGGGCGCCCGAGGGCACGCTCGAAGATGCGCTCGCCGCGCTCGATGTAGTCGAGCAGCTGTATCGCATCTCGGCGCGGCCGTAG